From a region of the Phaseolus vulgaris cultivar G19833 chromosome 6, P. vulgaris v2.0, whole genome shotgun sequence genome:
- the LOC137831145 gene encoding zinc finger BED domain-containing protein RICESLEEPER 2-like — protein MDMSDAVIVKSSRLKSVVWNDFDRIKKGDTCVAVCRHCKKKLSGSSTSGTSHLRNHLIRCQRRSSHGIAQYISAREKRKEGTLAIANFNIDQDTNKDDNTLSLVNIKFEQTQLKDDTVNTGTSNFDQRRSRFDLARMIILHGYPLAMVEHVGFRAFVKNLQPLFELVSLNRVEADCIEIYEREKKKVNEMLDKLPGKISLSADVWNAVGDAEYLCLTSNYIDESWQLRRRILNFIRIDPSHTEDMVSEAIMNCLMYWDIDRKLFSMILDSCSTCDNIAVRIGDRLLQNRFLYCNGQLFDIRCAANVINAMVQHALGAVSEIVIKIRETIGYIKSSQIILAKFNEMAKEVGILSQKGLCLDNASQWNSTYSMLEVALEFKDVLILLQENDAAYKVYLSDVEWERVTAVTSYLKLFVEVINVFTKNKYPTANIYFPELCDVKLHLIEWCKNSDEYISSLASRLRSKFDEYWEKCSLGLAVAAMLDPRFKMKLVDYYYPQIYGSMSASRIEEVFDGVKALYNEHSIGSPLASHDQGLAWQVGNGPLLLQGSAKDSRDRLMGFDKFLHETSQGEGTKSDLDKYLEEPLFPRNVDFNILNWWRVHTPRYPVLSMMARNVLGIPMAKVAPELAFNHSGRVLDRDWSSLNPATVQALVCSQDWIRSELEN, from the coding sequence ATGGACATGTCTGATGCTGTCATTGTCAAATCTAGTAGGTTAAAATCGGTGGTGTGGAATGATTTTGATAGGATTAAAAAAGGTGACACCTGTGTGGCTGTTTGTAGGCATTGCAAAAAGAAACTAAGTGGTTCAAGTACCAGTGGAACATCACATCTAAGGAACCATTTAATTCGGTGTCAGAGAAGGTCTAGCCATGGCATAGCACAATACATTTCTgcaagagaaaagagaaaggaaGGAACTCTAGCAATTGCAAATTTCAATATAGATCAAGATACAAACAAAGATGATAATACCCTTAGTCTTGTCAATATTAAATTTGAGCAGACACAGTTGAAAGATGACACTGTCAACACTGGGACTAGTAACTTTGATCAAAGACGGAGTCGATTTGACCTTGCTCGAATGATTATTCTACATGGATATCCATTGGCTATGGTTGAGCATGTTGGTTTCAGAGCTTTTGTAAAAAATCTGCAGCCATTGTTTGAGCTTGTGTCGTTGAATAGGGTTGAGGCCGATTGTATTGAGATTTatgagagagagaagaaaaaagttAATGAGATGTTGGATAAGTTGCCTGGGAAAATCAGTCTTAGTGCTGATGTGTGGAATGCTGTGGGTGATGCAGAGTATTTGTGTTTGACATCAAATTATATTGATGAATCCTGGCAGTTAAGAAGGAggatattaaattttataaggaTTGATCCTTCTCATACTGAAGATATGGTTTCAGAAGCTATCATGAATTGTTTAATGTATTGGGATATTGACCGTAAATTGTTTTCCATGATACTGGATAGTTGCTCTACCTGTGATAACATTGCTGTTAGAATTGGTGATAGACTTCTGCAAAACAGGTTTCTTTATTGTAATGGTCAATTATTTGATATACGTTGTGCTGCAAATGTTATTAATGCCATGGTTCAGCATGCTCTTGGAGCTGTAAGTGAAATAGTCATTAAGATTCGTGAAACTATTGGTTACATTAAAAGTTCACAAATTATACTGGCAAAGTTCAATGAGATGGCTAAAGAAGTTGGGATCCTGAGTCAAAAGGGCCTGTGTCTAGATAATGCATCCCAATGGAATTCCACATACTCAATGCTTGAAGTTGCCTTAGAATTCAAGGATGTTTTAATTCTCTTGCAAGAAAATGATGCTGCCTACAAAGTCTATTTATCTGATGTAGAGTGGGAGAGAGTTACAGCAGTTACTAGCTACTTGAAGCTTTTTGTTGAGGTTATAAATGTTTTCACTAAGAATAAGTATCCAACTGCAAACATATATTTCCCTGAGCTCTGTGATGTTAAGTTGCATTTGATTGAATGGTGCAAGAATTCAGATGAGTATATCAGTTCTTTGGCATCAAGATTGAGAAGCAAGTTTGATGAGTATTGGGAGAAATGTAGTTTAGGTTTGGCAGTTGCTGCGATGTTAGACCCTCGATTCAAGATGAAGTTGGTAGATTATTACTATCCACAAATTTATGGCAGCATGTCTGCAAGTCGCATTGAAGAGGTCTTTGATGGTGTGAAAGCTCTATACAATGAACATTCAATAGGCTCCCCATTAGCATCTCACGATCAAGGTCTGGCCTGGCAAGTTGGCAATGGCCCACTTCTCTTACAAGGCTCTGCAAAGGATTCCAGGGATCGATTGATGGGGTTCGATAAATTTCTCCATGAAACTTCACAGGGTGAAGGTACAAAATCAGATCTAGACAAGTACTTGGAAGAACCCCTCTTTCCACGTAATGTTGATTTCAACATACTGAATTGGTGGAGAGTTCACACCCCCAGATATCCTGTCTTATCTATGATGGCACGCAATGTTTTAGGAATTCCAATGGCAAAGGTTGCGCCTGAACTGGCGTTTAATCATAGTGGAAGGGTCCTTGATCGTGATTGGAGCTCACTTAATCCTGCTACTGTCCAAGCTTTGGTGTGTTCA